The following are from one region of the Paraglaciecola sp. L1A13 genome:
- a CDS encoding DUF2189 domain-containing protein yields the protein MSQSFKEAPQNAITGSTIARVIPCRELSITDPINWLRLGIQDAIRAPILTLIFGVFFAAIPWFITYLVELTGWHLVILPAIVCFMLIGPFLAAGLYDISWELEKGHKPSLWHSIKAVKRNAVNEWGLGILLMVLMIFWLRVASLIHALYPPYLDENYENLFPFLALGGVIGAGFTLLVFFLSAFTQPILMERKVDLATAVLTSMNTVWSNKIPMLFWASIILVSVLIGFGTQFFGFIILMPIIGYATWHGYIDSVEVKRKRLYA from the coding sequence ATGTCACAGTCTTTTAAAGAAGCCCCGCAAAATGCCATTACCGGTAGTACTATCGCTCGGGTAATACCCTGTAGAGAATTATCTATTACCGATCCTATTAATTGGCTAAGGCTGGGTATCCAAGATGCTATACGCGCCCCTATATTGACGTTAATTTTTGGTGTTTTCTTTGCCGCAATTCCATGGTTTATCACCTATTTAGTTGAACTAACAGGTTGGCACTTAGTTATTTTACCCGCCATTGTGTGTTTTATGCTCATTGGACCGTTTTTGGCCGCAGGTCTTTACGATATCAGTTGGGAATTAGAGAAAGGCCATAAACCCTCTTTGTGGCACAGTATTAAGGCCGTTAAACGTAATGCAGTCAACGAATGGGGTCTGGGGATCTTATTAATGGTACTGATGATTTTTTGGTTACGGGTGGCTTCGTTGATACATGCTTTGTATCCTCCGTACCTAGATGAAAATTACGAAAATTTATTTCCGTTTTTAGCGTTAGGGGGCGTTATAGGGGCCGGTTTTACGTTATTAGTTTTTTTTCTCAGTGCGTTTACTCAGCCTATTCTTATGGAACGTAAAGTTGATTTGGCTACCGCGGTATTAACCAGTATGAATACGGTCTGGAGTAATAAGATCCCGATGTTGTTTTGGGCGAGTATTATTTTGGTGTCCGTATTAATCGGCTTCGGAACCCAGTTCTTTGGGTTTATTATATTGATGCCTATTATTGGTTACGCTACTTGGCATGGTTATATCGACAGCGTTGAGGTTAAGCGTAAGCGTTTATACGCATAA